One genomic window of Triticum aestivum cultivar Chinese Spring unplaced genomic scaffold, IWGSC CS RefSeq v2.1 scaffold175669, whole genome shotgun sequence includes the following:
- the LOC123178132 gene encoding zinc finger BED domain-containing protein RICESLEEPER 1 yields MISTARGYKEALTSHAGSNANYAWAPTNAEWDMYDLISPLLESLAEVTKAFSGSLYPTSNIFYPYIVGIKLAIKHAMASDSDHYKEMGEAMLEKFDKYWEEKNNAMVIATIFDPRYKMGYIEWAFGELYGEGSMRFRTEIKTVEKELAALYDKCVAQNKRAGNGESSSSSTNIPSIPVQAGYEAFLSSRSTRISKSELRNYLEDAVAPRDKALDLLGWWKENAPRYPMLAKIAKRFITIPATSVSSESTFSTTGRILDDYRSSLKPVMVEALVCGASYIKGAHVDLNLVPRDENEEDDVENIKLPTVVEEINDW; encoded by the exons ATAAGGAAGCCTTGACCTCTCATGCTGGTTCAAATGCCAACTATGCTTGGGCGCCGACAAACGCAGAGTGGGACATGTATGACCTTATCTCTCCATTACTTGAGAGTTTGGCTGAGGTGACAAAAGCATTTTCAGGAAGCTTATATCCTACTTCGAACATCTTCTACCCATACATTGTTGGTATCAAGCTTGCAATCAAACATGCAATGGCTAGTGACAGTGACCACTACAAGGAAATGGGTGAAGCAATGTTGGAGAAGTTTGACAAATATTGGGAAGAAAAGAACAATGCCATGGTGATCGCAACCATCTTTGATCCTAG GTACAAGATGGGTTACATAGAGTGGGCCTTTGGAGAACTATATGGAGAAGGAAGTATGAGGTTTAGGACTGAGATCAAAACTGTGGAGAAAGAGTTGGCAGCCTTGTATGACAAATGTGTTGCTCAAAATAAGCGAGCTGGAAATGgagaaagctcatcttcctctacAAACATTCCTAGTATCCCGGTTCAAGCTGGGTACGAGGCCTTCTTATCGTCCCGTTCAACAAGAATATCAAAGAGTGAGTTGAGAAACTACTTAGAGGATGCGGTTGCCCCTCGCGACAAGGCTCTTGATCTTCTTGGTTGGTGGAAAGAGAATGCTCCAAGGTACCCAATGTTGGCCAAGATAGCCAAGAGGTTCATTACTATCCCGGCTACCTCCGTGTCTTCGGAATCTACCTTCAGCACGACCGGAAGGATTTTAG ATGACTATAGGAGTTCGTTAAAACCGGTTATGGTGGAGGCATTAGTTTGTGGTGCAAGTTATATCAAGGGTGCTCATGTTGACTTGAATCTGGTG CCGAGGGATGAGAATGAAGAGGATGATGTTGAGAACATCAAGTTACCCACTGTGGTGGAG